CTCGCAGCGGCGGCAGACAGCCCACGGCAACGGCTCGCCGGCCAGACGGCCCGGGAGCTCAGGCGCTGGGGGCTCGGGAGCTCAGTGGCTGGGGGCTCGGGAGCTCGCGGGGTCTCGGGCTCGGACGCCGAACGGCCACGAGGGTCGGCAGCCCAGGCGTGCGGCGGCTCGGCAGCCGAACGGCTCGGCGGCTCGGCAGCCGAACGGCTCGGCGGCTCGGCGATCAGGGGGCGTCAGGGGGGGTACTCGTGGGGAGGGTTCAGCCCGCCCGGTGGACGACCGCGTCGCAGAGCTCCATCAGCGCCGCCTTCGCGTCGCACTCACGCAGCGGCGCCAGCGCGGCCCGCGCGTCGTTCGCGTATCGCACGGTGTCCCGTCGGGCCTGCTCCAGCGCCGGGTGGGCCCGGAGCGCCTCGATGGCCTCGGCGAGCCGGGCGTCGTCGCTCAGGTCGGAGTCGAGCAGCTCGCACAGCGCGATGTCCTCGGGCAGGGACAGACGCGCGGCCCGTTCCCGCAGCCGCAGCACGGGCAGGGTGGGCACGCCCTCGCGGAGATCGGTGCCGGGCGTCTTTCCGGACTCGTGCGAGTCGGACGCGATGTCCAGCACGTCGTCCGCCAGCTGGAAGGCGACGCCGAGCCGCTCGCCGTACTGCGTCAGCACGTCGACGACCGTCTCGTCGGCGCCCGACATCATGGCGCCGAACCGGCAGGCCACCGCGACCAGCGAACCGGTCTTGCCGCCGAGCACGTCGAGGTAGTGCTCGACCGGGTCCCGCCCGTCCGTGGGCCCCGCCGTCTCCAGGATCTGGCCGGTGACCAGCCGCTCGAACGCCTCCGCCTGCACCCGCACCGCCTCCGGACCGAGATCGGCCAGGATGTGCGAGGCGCGCGCGAAGAGGAAGTCACCGGTGAGGACGGCCACCGAGTTGCCCCAGCGGGCGTTCGCGCTGGGGACCCCGCGCCGCACGGTCGCCTCGTCCATCACGTCGTCGTGGTACAGCGTGGCCAGGTGCGTCAGCTCCACCACCACGGCCGACGGCACGATGCCCGGCGCATGCCTGTCCCCGAACTGCGCCGCGAGCATCACGAGCAGCGGACGGAACCGCTTCCCGCCCGCACGCACCAGGTGCTGGGCGGCCTCCGTGATGAACGGAACCTCACTCTTGGTGGCCTCGAGCAAGCCTTCCTCGACAGCCGCCAATCCGGCCTGGACATCGGCTTCCAGAGCCTGGTCCCGCACGCTCAGCCCGAACGGCCCGACGACGGTCACGAGGGGTCTCCTGTCTGCTGGTGTCTACTGGCGATTACGCGGTTTGTCGATAGGTCGCTGCCATCACTCGAGTCAGCGTATCCGGTCACGTTTCGATCACCGATAGCCCCCACGTTCCCCGGGGGCGAATGCACTCGCCCGCGAGGTGCACGCATCGGGCCAGACCGTATCCGATCACGTCCGTGATGTTTCTGATCAGCCCATACGAAGAGATATTCATCGGGTTGCCTCGAAGTACCGAATCATGTTCCACACCGAGGCCGACATCCGGCCGAGGTCCGCCCCGGACCCGCGGCGACCCCACCCCACCCCACCCCACCCCGGGACCGACTCTGCCCCCGCCCCGACCCGGCCCCCCGTCGCGACGACATGGACATGCCGCACGGAAGACGATCCCGACACGACGGGGCACGCGACCAGAAGAACGACCGGGGCGCGACAGAGAGTGCGACCGGAAGTGCGACCGGGGCCTCCCGCCTCTCCCCTGCGCCATATCAAGCGAGTTGAGGCTAATGCCCGATTCGCCGCTCTTGTGATCCGGCGTGACATGACTCACTGGCCCCCCTGTGACGACCGGTGCCGACCGCCCCTCGATTCCCCGCACGCGCCAAGCGAGTTGATGGTTTGCACCCACAAAGGATCAAGTACCCCATACGGCACAGACCAAGGTCAATAGGGGTCATCTGTGAATCCGGCACTTGTTCCGGACATGTGCTCTCGCATACGTTCCCGGCCTGTCGGGCGGACGCCTAATCCTGCCGCCGCCCGTAACACCCACCGAGAAACGCATGGCAGGAGCGGGGGAACCAGGTAGGTCGCCGCAGCACATTGCCCTGACGTTCTGGACATTCAGATCTTTTGGGGCAATCCGTTACGGCTTGGGGTGAAGTCGCGGCCGTCAGGACGCGACCGGGCAGCTCCCGCCCGAACCCGACAGCTCACCTCGCAGGCGACGGAGAGGAAAACTCGTCATGTCCGCTGCCGCTCAGCGTTCCACCCGCACGTCCCGTCTCGCCCGCAAGCTCGCCATCGCCGGCACCGGAGTCGCCGTACTGGCGCTCCCGCTCATCGGCGCGACCACCGCCTCCGCGGCCACCACCCCGACCGTCGCCACCGCGAGCAGCCTCGGCTACTCCGACAACCTCGACGGCTGGATCCGTGCCTCCCTCCAGGTCATGTCGCAGCACGGCATCCCGGGGACGTACAACGGCATCTACCGCAACGTCATCCGCGAGTCCTCGGGCAACCCCTACGCCATCAACCTGTGGGACTCCAACGCCGCCGCGGGCATCCCGTCCAAGGGCCTGTTGCAGGTCATCGACCCGACCTTCCGCGCCTACCACGTCGAGGGCACCTCCTGGAACTCCTACGACCCGGTCGCGAACATCACCGCCGCCTGCAACTACGCGGCCGCGCGCTACGGCTCGATCGACAACGTCTTCGGCGCCTACTGACGGGTCCGGGCCGCGCCCGAGCCGACAGCAGCCCGGCGGTCGGCCGGTCGGCTGGTTAGCTGGCTGGCTGGCTGGCTGGCAGCCGGTCGGTCGGTCGACCGGCCGACCGGGCTCACGGAAACAGTCTTTCGAGGACGACGGCGACGCCGTCGTCCTCGTTCGACGTCGTCACCTCGTCGGCCACCGCCTTGAGTTCGGGGTGGGCGTTGGCCATCGCGACGCCGCGCGCCGCCCAGTCGAACATCGGGATGTCGTTGGGCATGTCCCCGAAGGCGACGGTGTCCTCGGGCCGCAGTCCGAGGTGTTCCGCGGCCAGTGCCAGACCCGTCGCCTTGGTGATCCCGCAGGGCTGCAGCTCCACCGTGCCAGGACCCGACATGGTGACCGTGGCGAGCGAACCCACCACCGAGCGGGCCGTCGCCGCCAACTCGTCGTCGGACAGGGCGGGATGGCGCAGCAGCACCTTGCTGATCGGCTCGCACCACAGGTCGTCGCGACGGCCGACCCGCAGCGCCGGCAGCGTCGGGTGGGGCATCCGGTAACCCGGCTCGATGAGCGTCAGCCCGTCGACGCCGTCCTGGTCGACCGCCGCGTACAGCTGCCCGACCTCCGCTTCGATCTTGCCGAGCGCGGTCTCCGCCAGCTCCCGGTCCAGGGTCACCGACCACAGCAGCCGGTCCGCGCCGGCGTCGTACAGCTGCGCGCCCTGTCCGCACACCGCGAGCCCCCTGCTGTGCAGGCGCTCGAGCAGCGGCCGCACGCGGGGCGCGGGCCGTCCCGTCACCACCAGGTGGCGTGCGCCGGCGGCGGCCACCCGCGCGAGCGCGTCGAGCGACCGGTCGGAGAAGGTGTCGTCGCCGCGAAGCAGCGTTCCGTCCAGGTCTGTGGCGATCAGGGAGTACGCGGTGCGCGCGGCATATGCGGTAGGTGCGGCCATGATCAGAGAATACGGATGCCGTACCCCCCGGGTTCGACGTGAGGCGAACGACGGCCAGGTCCTGCCCTGTTCTGCCAACTCTCCTTGCGGGACTGGCCTTGACCCGTCCCGGGACTGGCTCAATGAAGCGGCTTTCTGACGCATCGCCGGGGAGGAGCGGACGGCCGAAGGCTCCCGCGCCGGTTCGAGATCTCGTGCCGGATCGTGAACCACCCGGGGGCGGGCGGCAGTACGTCCGGGGCTGGCGGCGCTACGTCCGGGGCGGGCGGCAGTACAGCCGGCGCGGGCGGCGATACGTCGGGGGCAGGCGGCGGGACGCGGGGCGTGAGCGGCCGGACGCGGTTCGCTGCGGGCCGAAACGCCCCGCCGGCCCGTCCCCCATGTCGCTTTCGCCAGGTCAGCCGTAACGTGTGGCCCGGCTCGCCGCACCCGCGCGACATCCGCCCGGTGTCCGGTGACCACGACATGGCGAGCACCAGAGAGTGCAGGAAAGAGAGGCAGTACCCGATGCCCCCCTTCGACCTTCCCGAGGGCGATCCCTTCGGCCCGCACAACCTCCCGTACGGCGTGTTCTCCCTCTCGGGCGCCACCGGGCGGACCGTCGGCGTCCGGCTCGGCGAGCACGTGCTGGACGCGGGCGCGGCAGCCCACGCGCTCGGCTCGCCCCACGCGGAGCTGCTGTCGGCGCCGACCCTGAACCCGCTGCTCGCGGCGGGCCGCGTCGTCTGGTCGCAGGTGCGGCGCGCGCTCACGGAGTGGGTCACCGACCCCGCTCACCGCCCCACGGTCGAACCGCTTCTGCATCCCCTGTCCGCGGTGTCCCAGCACCTCCCCTTCGAGGTCGCCGACTACGTCGACTTCTACTCCTCCGAACATCACGCGCGGAACGCCGGCGCGATCTTCCGCCCGGACGCCGGCGACACCCTCCTCGCCAACTGGAAGCACCTGCCGATCGGTTACCACGGCCGCGCCGGCACGGTCGTGGTCTCCGGAACGGACGTGGTGCGCCCCTCGGGCCAGCGCAAGGCGCCCTCCGACCCCGCCCCCGTCTTCGGCCCGTCCGCGCGACTCGACATCGAAGCCGAGGTCGGCTTCGTGGTCGGCGTGCCGTCGAAGCAGGGCAGCCCGGTCGCACTGGCCGACTACCGCGAGCACGTCTTCGGGCTGTGCCTGCTCAACGACTGGTCCGCCCGCGACATCCAGGCCTGGGAGTACGTGCCCCTCGGCCCGTTCCTCGGCAAGTCGTTCGCGACGTCGGTGTCGGCGTGGATCACCCCGCTGGAAGCTCTGGACGAGGCCCGGACGGCGCCCCCGGAGCGGACCCACCCCCTCCTTCCCTACCTGGACGACTCCGACGCCGAACCCGCCGGCTACGACCTGCGCATCTCCGTCGCGGTCAACGGTCACGTCGTCTCCGAGCCGCCCTTCTCCACCATGTACTGGACGGCCGCCCAGCAGCTGGCCCACCTCACGGTCAACGGGGCCTCCCTGCGCACCGGCGACCTGTACGGCTCGGGCACCGTGAGCGGACCGAACCCGGATCAGCTCGGCTCCCTCCTGGAGCTGACCTGGAACGGCCGTGACCCGCTGGAACTCCCCGACGGCAAAAGGGCGTTCCTGGAGGACGGCGACGTGGTGACCCTGTCGGCGTGGGCTCCCGGCCCCGACGGAGTGCGGGTGGGTCTGGGCGAGGTGAGCGGCCGGGTGGTCGCCGGGTGAGGTCACGCCCACCCTCCCGGCCTCGGGCTCGATGACGTGCGACGCGATGTCTGGCGGTGCCATGACGGGCGACGCGATACCTGACGGCGCCATGACGGGCGACGCGATGCCGGGCGGTGCGACGACGGGCGGTTCGCAGGCCCGCTTCGGGGTCCGCGCCCGGACAGGGTGGCCCGGGCCGAATCCGGGCGTCGACTTGGGCTGACTCCCGGGGGAACCGCCGTCATACTGGCGGCGGGCGCGGTCTTCGTGCCGGGCCCGCCGCCCGTGGCAGGCCGCACGAGTGCGCGCCGCCGGCACGCATGTCGCGCCCGTGTGGCGCGCGCCCCCTTCCCGACCAGGATCCGGAGCCCCCGGGATGACCGTCTGCCTGCTCCTGCTGAGCATCGTGGGCCTGACCGCCGCGGTGCCGGCCCCGCGTGCGCTGACCCGCTCCGCCTGGCCCGAGCGGGAGCCGGTGGTGGGGCTGTGGGTGTGGCAGTGCCTGGTCGCCACCGTCCTGCTGTGCTGCCTGACGGCGCTGGTGCTGGGCGCCGCGGCCGTCTTCCACACCGTCCGCTCGCGGGTCTTCGCGCCTGCGCCGGCGGCGGTCACGGAGGCGTACGACCTCTCCGCCGCCCCCCTGTGGGCGACGGCCCTGACCCTGCTGCTGGCCTGCGGGGCCGCCTGGACCACCGCCATGCTCGCCCGTGAACTCGTCGAGGCGCGCCGACGCCGTGACCGGGCGCGGGCCCACCTGCGCGAACGCGCCCCCGACCTGCCCGCGGGCCTGCCGCCCGCCCGGGGCCCGCTGCTCGTGCTGGAGGACGAATACCCGGACGCCTGGTGGATGCCCGGCAGCCCACCCCAGTTGATCGTGACCACCGGCGCCCTGCACCGCCTCACCTCCCACCAGCTGGACGCCGTCCTCACCCATGAGCGCGGCCATGCCCGCGCCCACCACGACTGGCTGCTCCACCTGTCCACCGCCCTTGCCACCGGCTTCCCCCGCATTCCGCTCTTCTCCCACTTCTGCGACCAGACGCACCGCCTGGTCGAACTCGCCGCCGACGACACGGCGTCCCGCCGCTGCGGGCACCTGACCACGGCACTGGCCCTGATCGAGCTGAACCAGCACCGCGGCGTCCTGTCCTGCGCCTCCAGTCACCGCCTCCTCGGCGAGCGCGTCGACCGCCTCCTCGAGCCGCCCCCGCGCCTGCTGCGCAGACACCGGGCGCTGACGACGACCGTGGCCACCCTGGTCCCGCTGCTGCCGCTGCTGATCACCTTCGCCCCGGGGCTCACCGCGCTGTCCTGAACCGGCGGATCTCGCCCCGAACTGGCGGATCCGTCTCGGCGGACCCTCGTTCTCGCAGGTCAAGCCCGTGTCTGACGCTGTCGCAGATGGCGCAACATTCCGGCAACACTGGTTTTCCTAGTGGGTCGGTATGGTTCGAAACATGCCAGCCACCGACCGCGTCCGAGACCACGCCGGCCAGGGCGCGACCACCGTCGCCGCCCACCGTGCGCGGCGTCGGCTGCGCGCGGACCAGGCACGTCAGCTCGCCGACCTGCTCCGTCGCCAACTGCTCACCGGCGGCTTCCCGGCCGGCACGCTCCCCCACGAGGCGACCCTCGCCGCCGACTACCGCGCCTCCCGCAACACCGTCCGTGAGGCCCTCGACCTGTTGCGGGCCGAAGGTCTGGTGGAACGCCTGCCCGGCGTCGGCACGATCGTCGTGGCACAGAAGTACCCCCATGGGCTGGACCGTCTGATGGGGCTCGCGGAGACCCTGCACGAACACGGCCACGTCACGAACGAGGTCCGCACGATGGGCCCCGTCGCCGCACCCGCACCGGTGGCCGACCGCCTCCGTGTCCCGCCCGGCGCCGATGTCCTCTACATCGAACGCCTGCGCCGCCTGGGCGGCGTCCCCCTCTCTCTCGACCTCACCTACGTGCCGCTCGACATCGGCGTCGATCTGCTGGGTGCCGACCTGGAGAACACCGACGTCTTCCGTCTCCTCGAGGCCCTCACCGGGCAGCGCCTCGGCCACGCCGAGATCACCCTTGAGGCGGTGAACGCGGACGCCCACTCCGCCGCCGTACTGGAGGCGCCGCGCGGGGCGGCCGTCCTGATGCTCGAACGCCTCACCCATCTCGCCGACGGACGCCCGGTGGACCTGGAGTTCATCCGCTTCCGCGGCGACCGCATCTCGATGAGCGGCCAACTGCACCGCTCGCTGTGATCTTCCATCTCCCGCCGCCCTCCTCCAGCCGTTCCACCCTGCTTCCCGCTCTCACCCCTTCATCGTTCGGCAGGGCCCCATCGGTTCGCTGCCGCACGGGATTTCTCAGAATTTCTCGGGACTTTTTCGGAGACAGCCATGACCCTGGCGCCCCAGCGGGCCGACGTGCCCGTGACCATCGACGAGTCGAAGTGCATCGACGGCTGCACCCTCTGCGTGGACATGTGCCCGCTGGACTCCCTCGCCATCGACGAGAGCAACGGCAAGGCCTACATGCACGTCGACGAGTGCTGGTACTGCGGCCCCTGCGCGGCCCGGTGCCCCACCGGAGCCGTCACGGTCAACATGCCCTACCTGCTCCGGTGAAAGGCCCGCATCTCCCATGAAAACCAAAGCAGCCGCCGTGACCGCCGCCCTCCTGCTGTTCCCGCTCGCCGGGTGCGGCAGCGCCCAGGCCGGCAGCGGCTCCACGGTCACCGTCACCGTCGGCTACCAGTCCAAGACCATCAACACGGTCACCGCGGGCACCCTCCTGCGTTCCCTCGGCTACTTCGAGAAGGAACTGAACGCGCTCGGCGACGGCAAGACCTACAAGGTGGACTGGCAGGACTACGCCACCGGCGCTCCCATCACCGCGCAGATGACCGCCGGGAAGATCGACATCGGCTCGATGGGCGACTTCCCGCTCCTCATCAACGCAGCCCGCGGCAAGCAGCTGAACCAGCCCACGCGCCTGGTGTCGATCACCGGCTACAACCTCCGCGGCGGGCTCAACACCATCGTCACCGCGCCCGACTCCGAGCTCGCCTCGCTCCAGGACCTCAAGGGCAAGAAGGTCTCCACCAGCGTGGGCTCCGCCGCCGACGGCACCCTCGTGCGCGCACTGCAGCGGGCCGGCATCGACCCGGACAAGGGCATCGAGAAGCTCAACCAGCAGCCTGCCGTGGGCGCTTCGGCGCTCTCCGCAGGCAGCGCCGACGCCCTCTCGCAGTTCGTCGCCTGGCCCGGCCTGCTCGCCTACCAGGGCAAGGCCAAGGCCCTCTACGACGGCGCCCAGCTGAACCTGGCCACGTTCCACGGCGTCACCGTCCGCGAGAAGTTCGCCAAGGAACGCCCCGCGGTGCTGGAGGCGTTCCTCAAGGCGCAGTCCGAGGCCACCGCCTATCTGAACGACCATCCCGTGGCCGCCGCCGAGAGCGTCGCCAAGGCCACCAAGCTGCCCGCCGAGGTCGTCTACCTCTACAACGGCGCCCACGGCATCTCCACCTTCGACCCGGCCGTCAAGCCCCAGCTGGTCTCCGCCCTCAAGAAGGACGTGTCGATCCTCAAGCAGGCGAAGCTGACGGGCGACGTCGACGTGGACTCCTTCGTCGACGACCAGTACGTCAGGAAGGCGCTCGGCGCGTCGTACGCCCGACAGCTCGCCGCCGCTCCCCCACCCGCCGCGAGCGAGGTCTGGCCCGAGGGCGACGCCACGAAGACCCTCGCCTTCAAGACGCCCGCCGAGCTGCTGAAGTACGTCGCCGGGCACAAGGACGAGGTCCGCGCCGCCTACGTCCCCGACGCCACCACCGGCACCCTGTGGTTCGCCGACAAGGCGGTCTGGGTGGCCGACGGCACGACCCTCCTGCCCTTCGTCACCCCGGCCACCGCGCAGGTCTACGTCGCAGCGCACGGCGGCGCACGCGTCGTCACGTACGCCGACGCCCTGGGGCGGGCGTCATGAGCAGGTATGCGCTGCGGGTCGCCTCGGTGGCCGCCGCCCTCGGCGTGTGGCAACTGCTGACCAGCCTGGACGTCGACCTGTGGCTGCGGTTCTCGCAGTTCCCGACCGTCGCCGACGTGGCCCGCGCCTTCGCGGACCGCATGGCCGGCGACGACTACTGGACCGATCTCACCGACAGCCTCACCCGCATCCTCAGCGGCTTCCTGCTGGCCGCCGTCGTGGGAGTCGCCACGGGCGTGCTCGTGGCGCGCTCGCGGCTGGCCGAGGACCTGCTCGGACCGATCCTCGAGGTCGTGCGGCCCATCCCCGCGATCGCCCTGGTGCCCGTCTCGATCCTCCTCTTCCCCTCCAACGAACAGGGCATCGTCTTCATCACCTTCACCGCCGCCTTCTTCCCCGTCATGGTCTCCACCCGCCACGCCGTCCGCGCGCTGAGCCCCGGCTGGGAGGAAGCGGTGCGCACCATGGGCGGCGGCCGGTGGCGGATCCTCGGCTCGGTCGTCCTGCCGGGTGCGCTGCCCGGCATCTTCGGCGGGCTCTCGGTCGGCATCGGCGTGTCGTGGATCTGTGTGATCTCCGCCGAGATGATCTCCGGTCAGTACGGCGTCGGCTACCGCACCTGGCAGGACTACACGGTCGTCGACTACCCGGGTGTCTTCGTCGGCATGGTCACGATCGGCGTGCTCGGCTGGGCCACCTCCACGGCCGTGGAACTCCTCGGCCGTCGACTGACCCGCTGGCTGCCGCGCACGTCGTACGTTCCCCCGGGCCGGCCACGTCCACGACACCTCGCGGCGCCCGCAGCGGCCTCCTCCGCATCGACCCCGTCCACCTCCGCCGCTTCCGGTGGCGCCGACGACGCCGTCCGCACCGGACCCGAACCCGAGGGGACGCGCCATGAGCACCTCGTCTGACACCCGCCGGACCGCCCCCGCGACCGGGACGGCCGCTGCCGGTGCGCCGAGCTCCGCCCCCACGGCCTCCGCCGCGGAACCGGCCGGCCCGGAATCGGACGGGAAGAGGGCGGACGGAAGGAGGACGGTCGAGAAGGGAGCGGACGGTACGGCAACGGGCTCACCCGCACGGGGCACCCGGCTCACCCTCCGCGCGGCCGCTCTGGGCCGCCCCGACGCCGCCGCCCTGGCCGACGTGGACCTGGACGTCCCGCCGGGCGAGATCCTCACCGTCGTCGGTCCTTCGGGCTGCGGCAAGTCGACGCTGCTGCGCACGTTCGCCGGGCTGCTGCCCGCGCTGGGCGGCGCCGTGGAACAGGACGGCCTGCCGATCGGCGGACCCGCGGCGGACCGCGCGCTGGTCTTCCAGGAGGACGCACTGTTGCCCTGGCGGACCCTGCTGGCCAACGTCGAACTGCCCCTCGCCATCCAGGGCCTCCGGCGCGCGGAACGCAGGAGGAAGGCAGCCGACTGGCTCGAGCGCGTGGGACTCGCCGACCGCGCGCGGCAGCTCCCGCACCGCGTCTCCGGAGGACAGCGCCAACGGGCGCAACTGGCCCGCGCCCTCGCCGCCGGCCCGCGCGCCGTCCTGATGGACGAACCGTTCGGCGCCCTCGACGCCCAGACCCGCGCCGGCATGCAGGACCTGCTGGTGGAGGTGTTGCAGGGGACCGGGGCGACCGTCGTCTTCGTCACGCACGACGTGGACGAGGCCCTGTTCCTCGGCGACCGCGTGGCCCTGCTCGGCGCCGGCCGGCTCGTCGCCGTACGGGACGTGCCCCGCCCCCGCGACCGCGCCGCCCACGACGACCCCGCGCGCGCGGCCCTGCGACGCGACGTCCTGACCTCCCTGAGCACCTGAAAGGCACCCCGGTGGACACCCCCCTGCAGATCCCCGCGCTCACCGACGCCGAAGAGCTGACCTGCGACGTCCTCGTCATCGGCGGCGGCACCGCCGGCACCATGGCCGCCCTGACCGCCGCCGAGCGCGGCGCGGACGTGCTGCTCCTGGAGAAGGCCCACGTCCGCCACTCGGGCGCGCTCGCGATGGGCATGGACGGCGTGAACAACGCCGTCATCCCCGGCCGCGCCGAGCCCGACGACTACGTCGCCGAGATCACCCGTGCCAACGACGGCATCGTCGACCAGTCCACCGTCCGGCAGACCGCCACCCGCGGCTTCGCCATGGTGCAGCGCCTGGAGTCGTACGGCGTGAAGTTCGAGAAGGACGAGCACGGCGACTACGCGGTCCGTCAGGTCCACCGTTCCGGCTCCTACGTACTGCCCATGCCGGAGGGCAAGGACGTCAAGAAGGTCCTGTACCGGCAGCTGCGGCGGCGCGAGATGCGGGAGCGGATCCGTATCGAGAACCGGGTGATGCCGGTGCGCGTGCTGACGGCCCCGGACGACGGGCGGGCCATCGGCGCGGTCGGCTTCAACACCCGCACAGGGCAGTTCGTCACCGTCCGCGCGGGCGGCGTCATCCTCGCCACCGGCGCCTGCGGCCGCCTCGGCCTGCCCGCCTCCGGCTACCTGTACGGCACGTACGAGAACCCCACCAACGCGGGCGACGGCTACGCCATGGCCTACCACGCGGGCGCCGAGCTGACCGGCATCGAGTGCTTCCAGATCAACCCGCTCATCAAGGACTACAACGGCCCCGCCTGCGCCTACGTCGCGAACCCCTTCGGCGGCTACCAGGTCAACCGGCACGGCGAGCGGTTCGTCGACTCCGACTACTGGTCGGGCCAGATGATGGCCGAGTTCGCGGCGGAGGTAGCCAGCGACCGCGGTCCCGTCTACCTGAAGCTGAGCCACCTGCCCGAGGAGTCGATCGCCTCCCTGGAGTCGATCCTGCACTCCACCGAGCGCCCTTCCCGCGGCACCTTCCACGCCGGCCGCGGCCACGACTACCGCACCCACGACATCGAGATGCACATCTCGGAGATCGGCCTGTGCGGCGGCCATTCGGCGTCGGGCGTCCGGGTGGACGAGCACGCCCGCACGACCGTTCCCCGGCTGTACGCGGCGGGCGACCTCGCCTGCGTCCCGCACAACTACATGATCGGCGCGTTCGTCTTCGGCGACCTGGCCGGTTCGGACGCCGCCCGGTACCAGGCGTACGACGGCGAGCTGCCCGCCGATCAGCTGCGCCAGGCGCACGAGTTGATCTACCGCCCGTTGCGCAACCCGGAGGGCCCTCCGCAGCCCCAGGTCGAGTACAAGCTGCGCCGCTTCGTGAACGACTACGTCGCCCCGCCCAAGTCGGGCGCGCGACTGTCGCTGGCCCTGGAGTCCTTCGAGCGGATGCGCGACGACATCGCCGAGATGGGCGCCCGTACCGCGCACGAGCTGATGCGCTGCGCCGAGGTCTCCTTCATCCGCGACTGCGCGGAGATGGCCGCGCGCGCCTCGCTGGCCCGCACGGAGTCCCGCTGGGGCCTCTACCACGAGCGTCTCGACCATCCTCAGCGTGACGACTCCTCCTGGTTCCACCACCTGGATCTGCACAAGTCCCCTTCCGGTGCTATGGAGTTCACGGCCCGGCCCGTGGCTCCGTATCTGGTGCCGATCGACGAGTTCACCCCCGTCGGCGGCCCGTCGCGGCACATCGGCGAGGTCCACGCCGAGAACGTGGCGACGGCCGGTTCACGGGAGGTGGCGCCCGTCGCCGCGGGGGTCGAGTCCCTCGCGTCGAACACCGGCCTCCCGGCGCCCGCAGTGCCCGAACCCGCCCTCGACCAGGCCTCCTCTCCCCGGTCCTCGTCCCGTCTGCTCGAACTCGTCGCCCTCGCCGAGGAGGAGCCCGAACTCGGCGCCCTGCTCCCCTACTTGTCCGACCCTGCGCCCGCCGTCCGGCGCGAGGCGGTCGCCGTCCTCACCGAGACCCTGCCGTCGGGCACCGGCCCCGCGCTGGCAGAAGCGCTGCGCGACCCGGCGGCGGCGGTACGCTCCGCCGCCGCGGCCTCGCTCCGGGAGCTCGTCGAGACCCTGCCCGCGGAGCCCGCCCTCCGGGACGGTCTCGCCGCCGCACTGGACGAGCCCGACCCCGTCGTGCGGGCGGCGGCCCTGGACGTGCTGCGCGCCCTGCGTCTCGGGGACGCGGCCCTGTTCTCCGGCTCCCTCGCCGACGCGGACATCGCCGTCCGGATCGAGGCCGTCCGCGCTCTGGTCTCCGTCGACGCCGCCGACGAACTGGCCCGGGCGGCGACCGCCGACCCGTCCCGGGAGGTCCGCGTCACGATCGCCAAGTCCCTTGCCACAGTGGCCGCCGGACGCCTGAGCGGCGACACGCCGACGGAACCGGGGAGCAGCCACGGCACCGGCGCGGTGTCCGCCGCCGGCGCCTCATCGGTCGCGGACAGCGGATT
The window above is part of the Streptomyces sp. NBC_00425 genome. Proteins encoded here:
- a CDS encoding fumarate reductase/succinate dehydrogenase flavoprotein subunit, producing MDTPLQIPALTDAEELTCDVLVIGGGTAGTMAALTAAERGADVLLLEKAHVRHSGALAMGMDGVNNAVIPGRAEPDDYVAEITRANDGIVDQSTVRQTATRGFAMVQRLESYGVKFEKDEHGDYAVRQVHRSGSYVLPMPEGKDVKKVLYRQLRRREMRERIRIENRVMPVRVLTAPDDGRAIGAVGFNTRTGQFVTVRAGGVILATGACGRLGLPASGYLYGTYENPTNAGDGYAMAYHAGAELTGIECFQINPLIKDYNGPACAYVANPFGGYQVNRHGERFVDSDYWSGQMMAEFAAEVASDRGPVYLKLSHLPEESIASLESILHSTERPSRGTFHAGRGHDYRTHDIEMHISEIGLCGGHSASGVRVDEHARTTVPRLYAAGDLACVPHNYMIGAFVFGDLAGSDAARYQAYDGELPADQLRQAHELIYRPLRNPEGPPQPQVEYKLRRFVNDYVAPPKSGARLSLALESFERMRDDIAEMGARTAHELMRCAEVSFIRDCAEMAARASLARTESRWGLYHERLDHPQRDDSSWFHHLDLHKSPSGAMEFTARPVAPYLVPIDEFTPVGGPSRHIGEVHAENVATAGSREVAPVAAGVESLASNTGLPAPAVPEPALDQASSPRSSSRLLELVALAEEEPELGALLPYLSDPAPAVRREAVAVLTETLPSGTGPALAEALRDPAAAVRSAAAASLRELVETLPAEPALRDGLAAALDEPDPVVRAAALDVLRALRLGDAALFSGSLADADIAVRIEAVRALVSVDAADELARAATADPSREVRVTIAKSLATVAAGRLSGDTPTEPGSSHGTGAVSAAGASSVADSGFRSGTGTGTGPDVVLEQDAVHTALVRLVDDPDALVRAAAYRALGTTGCPAPLAARAVDALADPAWQVRAGAATALSVTHPDTAVPVLAKALADPNADVRKAAVLALTRLRASEAARAALATATTDSDADVRAYAGRAL
- a CDS encoding ABC transporter permease; the protein is MSRYALRVASVAAALGVWQLLTSLDVDLWLRFSQFPTVADVARAFADRMAGDDYWTDLTDSLTRILSGFLLAAVVGVATGVLVARSRLAEDLLGPILEVVRPIPAIALVPVSILLFPSNEQGIVFITFTAAFFPVMVSTRHAVRALSPGWEEAVRTMGGGRWRILGSVVLPGALPGIFGGLSVGIGVSWICVISAEMISGQYGVGYRTWQDYTVVDYPGVFVGMVTIGVLGWATSTAVELLGRRLTRWLPRTSYVPPGRPRPRHLAAPAAASSASTPSTSAASGGADDAVRTGPEPEGTRHEHLV
- a CDS encoding ABC transporter ATP-binding protein translates to MSTSSDTRRTAPATGTAAAGAPSSAPTASAAEPAGPESDGKRADGRRTVEKGADGTATGSPARGTRLTLRAAALGRPDAAALADVDLDVPPGEILTVVGPSGCGKSTLLRTFAGLLPALGGAVEQDGLPIGGPAADRALVFQEDALLPWRTLLANVELPLAIQGLRRAERRRKAADWLERVGLADRARQLPHRVSGGQRQRAQLARALAAGPRAVLMDEPFGALDAQTRAGMQDLLVEVLQGTGATVVFVTHDVDEALFLGDRVALLGAGRLVAVRDVPRPRDRAAHDDPARAALRRDVLTSLST
- a CDS encoding ABC transporter substrate-binding protein, translated to MKTKAAAVTAALLLFPLAGCGSAQAGSGSTVTVTVGYQSKTINTVTAGTLLRSLGYFEKELNALGDGKTYKVDWQDYATGAPITAQMTAGKIDIGSMGDFPLLINAARGKQLNQPTRLVSITGYNLRGGLNTIVTAPDSELASLQDLKGKKVSTSVGSAADGTLVRALQRAGIDPDKGIEKLNQQPAVGASALSAGSADALSQFVAWPGLLAYQGKAKALYDGAQLNLATFHGVTVREKFAKERPAVLEAFLKAQSEATAYLNDHPVAAAESVAKATKLPAEVVYLYNGAHGISTFDPAVKPQLVSALKKDVSILKQAKLTGDVDVDSFVDDQYVRKALGASYARQLAAAPPPAASEVWPEGDATKTLAFKTPAELLKYVAGHKDEVRAAYVPDATTGTLWFADKAVWVADGTTLLPFVTPATAQVYVAAHGGARVVTYADALGRAS